Proteins encoded together in one Thalassotalea crassostreae window:
- a CDS encoding glucosaminidase domain-containing protein has product MKIANYLNATKMLLVGVVSTSVLLAGCSEPGKKTEAKPESEIDKLVVVEAMKDPIIVNITSLDDLVALFKEHNYDKESWAQGNREVPRLSFEEVSHRWKETSNDIPVALKKEIFFRLMAPLILISNERILLEREEVRTASLSSQNLKELADKYHVLKDGKEMTEELRAVLLLKVDIIPPSLALAQAAEESGWGTSRFTEEGNAFFGQWDFSGNGMRPKQQRKELGDYGLARFDSPLASVEGYMYNINTGTAYAKLRQLRAEIRTSGNEITGHELAGTLDKYSERGQAYIDGIREMISYNKLEQVDEAYLSEEKLIHLTNH; this is encoded by the coding sequence ATGAAAATAGCGAACTATCTTAACGCCACAAAAATGTTGCTAGTTGGTGTTGTGAGCACAAGCGTTTTATTAGCAGGGTGTTCTGAACCGGGCAAAAAAACTGAAGCAAAACCAGAATCTGAGATTGATAAGCTGGTTGTCGTTGAAGCGATGAAAGATCCAATCATTGTAAACATCACTTCGCTAGATGATTTAGTTGCTTTGTTTAAAGAGCACAACTACGACAAAGAGAGTTGGGCGCAAGGTAATCGTGAAGTGCCAAGACTATCTTTTGAAGAAGTGAGTCATCGCTGGAAAGAAACGTCTAATGATATTCCGGTAGCACTAAAAAAAGAGATTTTCTTTCGCTTAATGGCGCCGTTAATCTTAATTTCAAATGAACGAATTTTATTAGAACGAGAAGAAGTTCGCACCGCATCTTTAAGTAGTCAGAATTTAAAAGAGTTGGCTGACAAATATCATGTACTTAAAGATGGTAAAGAAATGACCGAAGAGCTAAGAGCGGTGTTATTGTTGAAAGTCGATATTATTCCACCATCACTAGCATTAGCACAGGCTGCTGAAGAAAGTGGATGGGGGACATCTAGATTTACCGAAGAGGGTAATGCATTTTTCGGTCAATGGGATTTTTCAGGCAATGGCATGAGACCAAAACAGCAACGTAAAGAGCTAGGAGATTATGGCCTCGCACGATTTGATAGCCCATTGGCATCGGTAGAAGGCTACATGTATAACATCAATACTGGCACAGCTTACGCCAAACTTCGCCAATTACGTGCAGAGATAAGAACAAGCGGCAATGAAATAACTGGTCATGAGCTAGCGGGTACTCTTGATAAGTACTCTGAGCGTGGACAAGCATACATTGATGGTATTCGTGAAATGATAAGTTACAACAAACTTGAACAAGTGGATGAAGCGTATTTATCCGAAGAAAAGCTTATTCATTTAACTAATCACTAG
- a CDS encoding HNH endonuclease translates to MFNVTLINKEKRKVKALKTLKGAYKGIYEFLKMHQADRQAHAILTGPGIGTKSFSNYESVPYTPKLKKDFLLSSTWRELRLQALERDEQRCQICGKTPQDDKVSLDVHHIIERSIRPDLEAEISNLQTLCKQCHQALTNRFNKQR, encoded by the coding sequence ATGTTCAACGTTACCTTAATCAATAAAGAAAAACGAAAGGTTAAAGCTTTAAAAACGTTAAAAGGCGCTTATAAAGGTATTTATGAATTCTTGAAAATGCATCAAGCAGACCGGCAAGCACACGCTATTTTGACTGGTCCAGGAATTGGCACTAAAAGTTTCAGCAACTATGAATCTGTTCCTTATACTCCAAAATTAAAGAAAGACTTTCTTTTATCTTCAACTTGGCGTGAATTGAGATTGCAGGCTTTAGAAAGAGATGAACAACGCTGTCAAATATGTGGAAAAACACCACAAGATGATAAGGTTTCACTTGACGTTCATCACATTATCGAGCGCTCAATTCGCCCTGATTTGGAAGCTGAAATAAGCAATTTACAAACACTCTGTAAACAATGTCATCAAGCATTGACCAATCGCTTTAATAAACAGCGTTAA
- a CDS encoding SIR2 family NAD-dependent protein deacylase, which produces MSNSVNDTLYITGAGVSSESGIPTFRGEDGFWTIGSNNYTPMEMATRAMYESNPAQFISWYYHRFATYRNHGPNEVHHWLSDKNLITQNIDGLDGKAGNKDYIAIHGRLDQMTLFHLQGDEVECITTPWDKVDETNLVESLFDIFKISNNKPTLNHSFKPYVLLFDEFYTELYRISEAQQRMYSADKMVFIGTSFSVNITQMALRAAITNGIEIDIVDPDPIEISYNKVNYHKMKASEYIKL; this is translated from the coding sequence ATGAGCAACTCAGTGAACGATACTTTATACATTACCGGCGCGGGCGTATCCTCAGAAAGCGGTATCCCAACTTTTCGTGGTGAAGATGGATTCTGGACCATTGGCAGCAATAACTATACGCCAATGGAAATGGCCACTCGAGCCATGTATGAAAGCAACCCCGCACAGTTTATATCTTGGTATTATCACCGCTTTGCCACCTATCGAAATCATGGGCCAAATGAAGTTCATCACTGGCTTAGTGACAAAAACTTGATCACTCAAAATATTGATGGCCTTGATGGAAAAGCTGGTAATAAAGATTATATTGCGATTCATGGCCGGTTAGATCAAATGACCTTATTCCATCTCCAAGGTGATGAAGTAGAGTGCATTACCACACCATGGGATAAAGTTGATGAAACTAACTTGGTTGAATCCTTATTCGATATTTTTAAAATCAGCAACAATAAACCAACTCTCAATCACTCATTCAAGCCCTACGTATTATTATTCGATGAATTCTATACCGAACTGTACCGCATAAGCGAAGCTCAACAGCGCATGTACAGCGCAGATAAAATGGTTTTTATCGGAACATCTTTTAGCGTCAATATCACCCAAATGGCGTTAAGAGCGGCGATCACTAATGGTATTGAAATTGACATTGTCGATCCTGATCCTATCGAAATTTCCTACAACAAGGTCAATTATCATAAAATGAAAGCAAGCGAATATATTAAACTTTAA
- a CDS encoding tRNA-(ms[2]io[6]A)-hydroxylase gives MFELKYHTPIEWAEVAVADFDAFLQDHAAAEKKAASMAMTMLSHYQDRKNLVRAMTDLALEEMIHFKQVLKLMTRRDVMLANDEKDPYINEIRKMFRHTRAEKFLDRLLVAGVIEARGHERFSLIAKVLPEGKDKKFYDDIAKSEEKHKNLFVELALEYFEESEVYQRLEEILVAEAEICSKLPFRAALH, from the coding sequence ATGTTTGAATTAAAATATCACACACCTATTGAGTGGGCAGAAGTTGCTGTCGCAGATTTTGATGCATTTTTGCAAGATCATGCTGCCGCAGAGAAGAAAGCAGCAAGCATGGCTATGACGATGTTGTCTCATTATCAAGACAGAAAAAACTTAGTACGAGCGATGACCGACCTTGCTCTTGAAGAAATGATCCATTTCAAACAAGTATTAAAGTTAATGACTCGTCGAGATGTAATGTTAGCGAATGACGAAAAAGACCCGTATATCAACGAAATTAGAAAAATGTTCCGTCATACTCGTGCGGAAAAATTTCTAGACCGACTACTTGTTGCTGGTGTAATTGAAGCTCGAGGGCATGAACGATTTTCATTAATCGCAAAGGTATTGCCAGAAGGTAAGGATAAAAAGTTCTACGACGATATTGCTAAATCCGAAGAGAAACACAAAAATTTATTTGTTGAACTTGCATTAGAGTATTTCGAAGAAAGTGAAGTTTATCAGCGGCTTGAAGAAATATTAGTTGCGGAAGCTGAGATATGTTCTAAATTACCGTTTAGAGCGGCACTGCATTAA
- a CDS encoding phosphoenolpyruvate carboxylase produces the protein MNTSSKTHSAMSHPLQIAGVKFLKALAKHSDVIMKAYLSGRVNELDVDAKVLEKLVELGVLWRPEPEQDLRLRSVVRGLLENSLRDERNRQIDANIGSKVAAITTIANHYKEALHQQNYAESEVYMEDLTEQIYGLVDNLKSSVRNLWRRIHNEFGYVASINAKIRENELAQSQLTEMRQQLEMFEFDELALLAGNSRELRRLLVVQLQKSHSEISQELTLAQAKLIDLLGKFREYLQRSQLLKGFVLHYQQKLDFQIKDYAARHNVPSLFNIAPAMIKPANIDVSNIEHEQTFATIVSNIKQVKHSLGDNKTKRQGQSFDVNDIDSIDIESDTIKLAIEDYFCQIMDTGERMSALEYHQSKELDIDSEQWIYGVISGYQGLTVEEQEFFEIDTLGHPHPIFNGNYIIEDVELGFR, from the coding sequence GTGAACACAAGCTCTAAAACACATTCAGCGATGAGTCATCCATTACAGATAGCCGGCGTTAAATTTTTAAAGGCGTTGGCAAAGCATTCTGATGTGATCATGAAAGCTTATTTATCAGGTAGAGTGAATGAGTTAGATGTTGATGCCAAAGTTTTAGAAAAGCTTGTTGAGCTTGGTGTATTATGGCGTCCTGAGCCAGAGCAGGATTTGCGTTTAAGAAGTGTTGTCCGTGGTTTATTAGAAAATAGCCTAAGAGATGAACGTAATCGTCAAATCGATGCAAATATCGGCTCTAAAGTTGCCGCTATCACCACCATTGCCAATCATTATAAAGAAGCTCTGCATCAGCAAAATTATGCTGAATCAGAAGTGTATATGGAAGATTTAACCGAGCAAATTTATGGCTTAGTCGATAATTTGAAATCGAGTGTCCGTAATTTATGGCGACGTATACATAATGAGTTTGGTTATGTCGCATCAATCAACGCCAAAATCCGTGAAAATGAACTGGCACAAAGCCAGCTTACCGAAATGCGTCAACAACTTGAGATGTTTGAATTTGATGAACTCGCATTACTTGCGGGGAATTCACGAGAATTAAGACGTTTATTGGTAGTACAACTGCAAAAGAGTCACAGTGAAATTAGCCAAGAGCTGACTTTAGCGCAAGCAAAATTGATCGATTTACTGGGTAAGTTTAGAGAATATCTACAACGATCACAGTTGCTCAAAGGTTTTGTCCTTCACTATCAACAAAAACTTGATTTTCAAATTAAAGATTACGCCGCTAGACATAATGTGCCGAGCTTATTCAATATTGCACCGGCCATGATCAAACCTGCCAATATTGATGTCAGTAATATCGAACACGAGCAAACATTTGCAACTATTGTAAGCAATATTAAGCAAGTTAAGCATTCGCTAGGGGATAACAAAACTAAACGACAGGGGCAGAGCTTTGATGTTAATGATATCGATTCAATCGATATAGAGAGTGATACCATTAAGTTAGCGATTGAAGACTATTTCTGCCAAATCATGGATACAGGTGAGCGTATGTCGGCGCTTGAGTATCATCAAAGCAAAGAGCTCGACATTGACAGCGAGCAGTGGATTTACGGCGTTATTAGTGGCTATCAAGGATTGACGGTAGAAGAGCAAGAGTTCTTTGAAATCGATACGCTCGGCCATCCCCACCCAATATTTAACGGTAATTATATCATCGAAGATGTTGAGCTAGGATTTAGGTAG